One bacterium genomic window, GTGTTATAGTCAAATTTCGTGAATCTGGAACCAAGTCCAAGGGGGGATATTCGACGGCTCTTGAAGCTGAATTCGCAGATTTAGTGGCGAAGACGGCACCGGTATCAGTCCGTCCGTTTTCCGAGAAGCGGATAAACAGTTTGGAAAATGCCGCATTCGGCGGAGTCCGCGTAGTTGAGTACTCCACAAAGCAGCAAGCTGATGAGTTTGTTGCTGCGACTTTCCATTCAGACTTATTCGAGTATGTTGAGTTGGATCATCGGTTGGAGTTGTTTGAGACTCCTAATGATGAACTATTCCACTATCAGTGGAATCTGGAAAACGTCGGTCAACGCTACTTCTCTGTCTTACGCATCGAAGGGGACAATAACGATTTGCTCATCATGCAAAGGGGATCGGCAGGTGCAGATATTAGGTTCCCGGAGGCACCGGACGTGACAGACAGCAATCACATAATAGTTGCGATCATTGATACGGGAGTTGATCGAGATCATCCGGAACTCGGAGGCCGTATTTGGACGAACACCGATGAGGTGTCGGGCAATGGCTTCGATGATGATCACAATGGATATGTGGATGATATCTGGGGATGGGATTTTTCGGCAAATGAATCTTCGATACCGATTTTTTCCGACAACGACCCAAGCGATACTTATGGACATGGAACGCATTGCGCAGGAATTGTAGCTGCGACGGCAGATAACTCGATGGGGATTGCGGGAATTGCGAACAATGCCGATGTGATGGCGCTGAAGATATATCCCACGATGTCCGTATCATTGGCTGCACAAGCCATTATCTATGCGGCAGACAACGGTGCAGACGTCATCAATATGTCGTGGGGGATGGTGTTTGAGTCATTGCTGTTGCGTGATGCGCTTCTCTATGCGCGCGAAAAGGGAGTTGTCTTGTGTGCGGCAACGGGTAATTCCGGCGCCGAGGATGTGATATTCCCGGCGGCTTACGAATTTGTTATCGGTGTCGGAGCCACCACGAGTAAGGATTATGTAGCAGAATTTTCAACTTACGGACCGCAAGTGGATATTAGCGCACCGGGTGAGTCCGTTTTGTCATTACGCGCCAGGAACACCGATCTCTACGGTGACTCGCCTTCAAATGAACCATCCGTCCATGTAATAGACGAATTGTACTACGAAGCTTCCGGTACCAGCATGGCCTGCCCACATGTTGCGGCAACAATTGCAGAAATGCGCGCCAAGTCGCCGGGCCTCAAGATTGACCTGATTGAGGAGATTGTCTATTCCACGAGCGAGGATTTGTTGGACCCGCGACATAAGGGGGAAAGCTATCCGGGATGGGACAAGTACAGCGGCCACGGGCGGTTGAACTTGGCGCACGCCCTCGTGAATACTCCGGCATCTCAGGCGAGAATCGAGTACCCACGGGAAGGCGCCATTATTGACGGCAATATTGAGATCACCGGCGATGCGATTGCACCCGGCGGAGTTGAGTATTCAGTTGAGTATCGCAGAGATGGTGAATCAGAATGGGTGCCAATCAGGAATGGGCAAGCGAACATCTCAAATGGTGTATTAGCTGAACTTGAGATGTCAGAGACATCAGGACTGATCGAATTGCGGCTTATAGTCGGCGAAGAAAATGAAGCGCGTCGAACTGTGCTGCTGGTGCCGTCTGCGATAGTTGAGCTAAACTTTCCGGAGGGACCAGTGGTATCTTCGGGCGGCATGGAACTCGGACTAAATTCAATTTGTCCGAATTTTGAAAGGACTGTCGTAGATTTTCGACCGGCAGGGGAGATCAGCAATTGGACGACTATTACTGAGTTGACATTTCCGACTTTCGGCGATCTAAGTGTTTTCTGGAGCCAAGTCGGACTCCCAGATGGCGACTACTTTGTTCGAGCAAGAGTGTTCAGCAGCGCTGGACTTGAGGGGGAATTCGAAGACAGAGTTGAGATAGCATCACGATTCTCCGGAGAAAAGGGTTGGCGACGCCAACTCGGCGCAAACGCCACGATTATGGCGAACTATGGCGACTTCAATGGAGATGGGCGAAACGAGATAGTTGTCGGTACCGATGCCGGGCTGATGGTCTTCGATCCCGAAGGAAGACGCGATTTCGCAGCCCTGCCGGACTTGCCTGAAGGAAAGTGCCTGGTAGTGCCGGCTGTGTGCTCGATAGACGGAGACGGTATTGATGATCTGGTCTTCTTGTCAGAAACGTCAAACAGCATCATTGCTGCGGGCTCAGCAAGTGGTCTCTGGACGGAAGTGATCTATAGTCCGCCTCGGACCCTTCACTATTCAGCATCCAGTGAGTCGTTCTTTCCCATTCTAT contains:
- a CDS encoding S8 family serine peptidase; this encodes MAKTAPVSVRPFSEKRINSLENAAFGGVRVVEYSTKQQADEFVAATFHSDLFEYVELDHRLELFETPNDELFHYQWNLENVGQRYFSVLRIEGDNNDLLIMQRGSAGADIRFPEAPDVTDSNHIIVAIIDTGVDRDHPELGGRIWTNTDEVSGNGFDDDHNGYVDDIWGWDFSANESSIPIFSDNDPSDTYGHGTHCAGIVAATADNSMGIAGIANNADVMALKIYPTMSVSLAAQAIIYAADNGADVINMSWGMVFESLLLRDALLYAREKGVVLCAATGNSGAEDVIFPAAYEFVIGVGATTSKDYVAEFSTYGPQVDISAPGESVLSLRARNTDLYGDSPSNEPSVHVIDELYYEASGTSMACPHVAATIAEMRAKSPGLKIDLIEEIVYSTSEDLLDPRHKGESYPGWDKYSGHGRLNLAHALVNTPASQARIEYPREGAIIDGNIEITGDAIAPGGVEYSVEYRRDGESEWVPIRNGQANISNGVLAELEMSETSGLIELRLIVGEENEARRTVLLVPSAIVELNFPEGPVVSSGGMELGLNSICPNFERTVVDFRPAGEISNWTTITELTFPTFGDLSVFWSQVGLPDGDYFVRARVFSSAGLEGEFEDRVEIASRFSGEKGWRRQLGANATIMANYGDFNGDGRNEIVVGTDAGLMVFDPEGRRDFAALPDLPEGKCLVVPAVCSIDGDGIDDLVFLSETSNSIIAAGSASGLWTEVIYSPPRTLHYSASSESFFPILFARDLDRDGYDEIVYKPGGNPISESELRVFSPGATGETCFPLKIKGGLIQAADLDRDSIDELYVLGLNNLLTRYNLCGEPQRTFNFDFGDVSFRVSGMAAADANGDGHYDLVVMGALSKGNLNYGYFEIILDSDFRVLNRLARHLGIPGFLDPPMAIFGDVNGDGAPESVVSLHDGSFGYLFAWDADGEPFLDEQPMTGLLGAELHPGITSMPLLIDIDNNPGAEAVVEVGRDMFATFPVQRFDAFGASGERIEGWPWYTSAHSLGRPSMANIPTFGDIDGDGYTDMLAITPENELIFTSLVGVLWSEENSPCPMWRYNRKLDNVAPLRHDVSTDVEEDIDLLPRDFVTVQNYPNPFNAATTIEYSIPKSGDVIINIYNLSGQSICKIVAPAQSAGRHRMNWEATDRNGNVLPSGVYFYQVESNNAIATGKMVLIK